The Streptomyces sp. NBC_00224 genome contains the following window.
GTACCGGCTCCGGCCTTGGCTTCAGCTCCGGCCGTGGCTTCGGCTTCTGTCGGGCATTCCGCCCCCCAGGACGTGCTCGCGCGGGTGCGCGGGGCTGCCGGGGGGCTGCGCGGGCGCCTCGTCCTGGCGTTGGTGCTGGGGGCGTTGGCGCTCGGGTCGGCCGTGGGGCTGATGGCCGTGTCCGGGTGGCTCATCTCGCGGGCTTCCGAGCAGCCGCCGGTGCTGTATCTGATGGTGGCCGTGACGGCGACCCGGGCGTTCGGCATCGGGCGGGCCGTGTTCCGGTACGCCGAGCGGCTGGTGTCCCACGACGCGGTGCTGCGGATGCTCTCCGAGGTGCGCGTCGCGGTGTACCGCAGGCTGGAGCGGATCGCTCCGGCCGGGCTGCGCTCCACCCGGCGCGGCGATCTGCTGTCCCGCCTGGTCGCGGATGTGGACGAGCTCCAGGACTACTGGCTGCGCTGGGTGCTGCCCGCCGCCACGGCCGTGGTGGTCTCGGTGGCCAGTGCCGGGTTCACCGCCTGGCTGCTGCCCGAGGCCGGGGCGGTGCTCGCGATCGGACTGCTGGTCGCCGGGGTGGCCGTGCCGATGGTCAGCGGCGCGTGCGCGCGTCGGGCCGAGCGCCAACTGGCACCCGCACGCGGCCTGCTGGCCACTCGGGTGGCCGATCTGCTCACCGGAACAGGCGAGTTGACGGTGGCGGGCGCGCTCGGCCGCCGTACCCGGGAGGCGAAGGACGCCGACTCCGCGCTCACACGGATCGCGTCGCGGGCCGCTGCCGCCACCGCGCTCGGCGGCGGCCTCTCCGCGCTGACCTGCGGGCTGACCGTGGCGGCCGCCGCCCTCGTCGGGGCTCAGGCGGTCGCCGACGGGCGCCTGGACGGAGTGCGGCTCGCCGTCGTGGTCCTGGTGCCGCTCGCCGCCTTCGAGGCCGTCAACGGTCTGCCGCTCGCCGTACAGGCACGCCAGCGGGTCAGGCGCAGCGCCGAGCGGGTGTACGAGGTGCTCGACGCCCCCGTGCCGGTACGGGAGCCGGAGCACCCGGCCACCGCACCCGCGTCGCCCTTCCCCCTGGAGGTGCGGGGACTGGCCGCCCGCCACGAAGGGCAGGGCCGGGACGCGCTGAGCGACTTCACACTGACGCTCACCCCGGGCCGGCGCGTCGCCGTCGTCGGGACCTCCGGGTCCGGCAAGACCACCCTCGCCCAGGTGCTGCTGCGCTTCCTGGACGCGCGCGAGGGCACGTACCGGATCGGCGGGAAGGACGCGGCGGAGCTGGCGGGCGACGACGTCCGCCGCCTGGTGGGGCTCTGTGCCCAGGACGCCCACATCTTCGACAGCTCCGTACGCGAGAACCTGCGGCTGGCCCGTACCGGCGCGGACGAGGAAGCGCTGCGCGACGCGCTGGCAGCGGCCCGGTTGCTCGACTGGGTGGACGGGCTGCCCGACGGCCTCGACACGCTCGTCGGGGAGCACGGCGCCCGGCTCTCGGGCGGCCAGCGCCAGCGGCTCGCGCTGGCGCGAGCGATCCTGGCCGACTTCCCGGTGCTCGTCCTGGACGAGCCCGCCGAGCATCTGGACCTGGTGACGGCCGACGCGCTCACGGCGGATCTGCTGCGGGCGACGGAGGGCCGGACGACCGTGCTGATCACCCACCGGCTGCGCGGCCTGGAAGCCGTGGACGAGGTGGTGGTGCTGGCCGAGGGCCGGGTCGTGCAGCGCGGGGCGTACGACGATCTCGCTCTGGTCGACGGGGAGCTGCGGCGGATGCTGGAGCGCGAGCGCGACAGCGACCTCCTCCAGGAGGCCCGCCCGGCCTGAGGCGGTTTCCGTGCCGGGGCCTCGCTCTGCGGGGCCCCGGCTGTCGCGATCTTCACCCGGCCTTCCGGTCTGCGCCCTGGCCCTTCGAGGTTCTGCCCCCTGCCTCTCGCCAGGCCCGACTTTCCTCGCCAATTGGGACTTACTAGGCTCAAGGGCATGTCAGTGCCGGATCCGAAGGACCCCCAGGACACCAAGGACCGTGACGCGCTCGAAGCGGCGACCCTGGCCACCCGAAGCCTCCAGGGTCTGTCCACCGAGCTCACCGCGCGCGTGCCGCAGCTGCTTGAGGCGATGCGTTCCGTCGGTACCGGCCTGGAGCTGCACTCCACGCTCGACCGGATCTGTGAGACCGCCGCCGAGCTGGCCGACGCCCGGTACGCGGCGATCGGGGTCGTCGACGAGACCGGCACGGGACTCTCCGACTTCGTGACGTACGGCGTCACGTGCGAGGAGGCCGCCGCCATCGGGCGACGCCCCGACGGCCACCGGGGGCTGCTCGGCCGGCTGATCGACCACCCCGAGCCGCTGCGGCTCGGGGACCTCTCCGCGGACCCGCGCTCGGCCGGATTCCCCGCGCACCACCCGCCGATGCGGACCTTCCTCGGGGTTCCCATCCGGGTGCAGGGCGAGGTCTTCGGGAACCTCTATCTCACGGAGAAGAGCGGCGGGGCCGAGTTCAACGACTACGACCTGCACATGGTGCGGGTGCTGGCCACCGAGGCGGGGATCGCGATCGGCAACGCCCGGCTGTACGAGGCGGCGCGCCAGCGGGAGCGGTGGATCGACGGATCGGTCGCCGTCACCACCGCGCTGCTCTCGGGCGGCGACGCGGACGACGCCCTGGAGGTCGTCGCCGAGCAGGCCCGGCACCTCGCGGACTCCGCCGCCGGCATCGTGCTGCTGCCCGCCGAGGAGGGCGGCCTTGAGATCGTCGCCGTCTCCTCCGACGAACCCGGCTCGGTGCTGGGTGTGGTGATCCCACCGGAGAGCCCGGTCGTCGCCACGCTTCTGGACGGCGAGGCGGTCTTCGTGGACGACGCGGCGACCGACCCCCGGATGATCACCAAACTCGCGGAGCGGTACGGGCCGAGCATGATGCTGCCGCTGCACAGCGGCGGCCGGGTACTGGGCGCGCTCGCCACCCCGCGTGCGCGGGGAGACCGCCCGTTCACCGAGGCGGAGCGGACGCTGGCCACCCAGTTCGCCTCACAGGCGGCGCTCGCGCTGATGATGGCGGAGGCGCAGCGGGACCGGGAGCGGCTCGCCGTGTACGAGGACCGCGACCGGATCGCCCGGGACCTCCACGACCTGGTCATCCAGCGGCTGTTCGCCACCGGGATGATGCTGGAGGGCGCCCAGCGCAAGTCGGTCGTGCCCGAGGTGCAGCTGGGCGTCGGCAAGGCCGTCGACGAGCTGGACGTGACGATCCAGGAGATCCGCACGGCGATCTTCGCGCTCCAGCAGGGGCCGGCCGAGGCGCCTTCCGGCCTGCGCACCCGGGTACTGCGGGAGATCAACATGGCGGCGGTGCCGCTCGGCTTCAAGCCCGCGCACCGCTTCGTCGGCCCGGTCGACGCCCTGGTCGGTGAGCTGACCGGCAAGAACCTCATCGCGGCCCTGCGCGAGGCACTGTCCAACGCATTCCGGCACGCCGAGGCCTCGCGTATCGAGGTCGTCGTGGACGCCACCGTCCAGCTCCCGGACGGGAGTCAGGGCGTGCGGCTCACCGTCGCGGACGACGGTGTCGGCATCCCCGAGGGCGGCCGCCGCAGCGGGCTGCGCAACCTGGGGCGGCGCGCGGAGGCGCTGGGCGGGTCCAGTACGTACGGGCCCGGGACCGGGGAGGACGGCGGCGGGACAGCAGTGGTGTGGGAGGCCCCGCTGTAGAGGGC
Protein-coding sequences here:
- a CDS encoding GAF domain-containing sensor histidine kinase — translated: MSVPDPKDPQDTKDRDALEAATLATRSLQGLSTELTARVPQLLEAMRSVGTGLELHSTLDRICETAAELADARYAAIGVVDETGTGLSDFVTYGVTCEEAAAIGRRPDGHRGLLGRLIDHPEPLRLGDLSADPRSAGFPAHHPPMRTFLGVPIRVQGEVFGNLYLTEKSGGAEFNDYDLHMVRVLATEAGIAIGNARLYEAARQRERWIDGSVAVTTALLSGGDADDALEVVAEQARHLADSAAGIVLLPAEEGGLEIVAVSSDEPGSVLGVVIPPESPVVATLLDGEAVFVDDAATDPRMITKLAERYGPSMMLPLHSGGRVLGALATPRARGDRPFTEAERTLATQFASQAALALMMAEAQRDRERLAVYEDRDRIARDLHDLVIQRLFATGMMLEGAQRKSVVPEVQLGVGKAVDELDVTIQEIRTAIFALQQGPAEAPSGLRTRVLREINMAAVPLGFKPAHRFVGPVDALVGELTGKNLIAALREALSNAFRHAEASRIEVVVDATVQLPDGSQGVRLTVADDGVGIPEGGRRSGLRNLGRRAEALGGSSTYGPGTGEDGGGTAVVWEAPL
- the cydD gene encoding thiol reductant ABC exporter subunit CydD, whose translation is MKPIDPRLLRYARATRLFLAAVVALGLVGAGLVVAQAMLIAEVVVGAFQDDLGAGGLRTPLLLLGAVAVGRGLVSWLTELAAHRASAAVKSELRGRLLERAALLGPEWLSGQRTGSLVALATRGVDALDDYFSRYLPQLGLAVVVPVAVLARIVTEDWVSAATIVVTLPLIPLFMALIGWATQAQTDRQWRLLSGLSGHFLDVVAGLPTLKVFGRAKAQAESIRTITSEYRRATLKTLRIAFLSSFALELLATLSVALVAVGIGMRLVHGDLDLYTGLVILVLAPEAYLPLRQVGAQYHAAAEGLSAAEEIFEVLETPLPEGGTGAVPAGPVRIEVDGVTVRHPGRAEPSLAAASLTVQPGETVALTGPSGVGKSTLLGAVLGFVAPDEGQVRISGTDLGALSLEQWRERIAWVPQRPHLFAGTIAENVRLARPDADDTAVREALRDAGALEFVTALPDGLGTELGEDGAGLSAGQRQRLALARAFLADRPVLLLDEPTAALDGATEAGIVDAVRRLSAGRTVLLVVHRPALLAVADRVVELRPAEGGAGGAVARDAVGGAGEAVVVTTSRADVPVPAPALASAPAVASASVGHSAPQDVLARVRGAAGGLRGRLVLALVLGALALGSAVGLMAVSGWLISRASEQPPVLYLMVAVTATRAFGIGRAVFRYAERLVSHDAVLRMLSEVRVAVYRRLERIAPAGLRSTRRGDLLSRLVADVDELQDYWLRWVLPAATAVVVSVASAGFTAWLLPEAGAVLAIGLLVAGVAVPMVSGACARRAERQLAPARGLLATRVADLLTGTGELTVAGALGRRTREAKDADSALTRIASRAAAATALGGGLSALTCGLTVAAAALVGAQAVADGRLDGVRLAVVVLVPLAAFEAVNGLPLAVQARQRVRRSAERVYEVLDAPVPVREPEHPATAPASPFPLEVRGLAARHEGQGRDALSDFTLTLTPGRRVAVVGTSGSGKTTLAQVLLRFLDAREGTYRIGGKDAAELAGDDVRRLVGLCAQDAHIFDSSVRENLRLARTGADEEALRDALAAARLLDWVDGLPDGLDTLVGEHGARLSGGQRQRLALARAILADFPVLVLDEPAEHLDLVTADALTADLLRATEGRTTVLITHRLRGLEAVDEVVVLAEGRVVQRGAYDDLALVDGELRRMLERERDSDLLQEARPA